A genome region from Erigeron canadensis isolate Cc75 chromosome 3, C_canadensis_v1, whole genome shotgun sequence includes the following:
- the LOC122591778 gene encoding uncharacterized protein LOC122591778, protein MSTRTSREALDHFCDVIIKLYDREYLRRPTQHDVARIFEAHEAKHHIPGILGNIDCTHIKWRNCPRRLRGQYTRGDYGVPTIMIEITASQDLWIWHAFFGALGSNNDLNVLNQSDFYLQEILGTAPDSSFSVNGRDYKRGYHLTDGIYNKWATLVKEYLYPTDPKEKKFKRLQEATRKDVERTFGVLKEK, encoded by the coding sequence ATGTCCACAAGAACTTCACGTGAAGCTCTTGATCATTTTTGTGATGTCATCATTAAGTTGTACGACCGAGAGTACCTACGTAGGCCGACTCAACACGATGTTGCACGCATATTCGAGGCCCATGAGGCTAAGCACCACATTCCCGGCATTCTTGGTAACATTGATTGTACCCACATCAAATGGAGGAATTGTCCTAGAAGGTTGAGAGGGCAATATACAAGAGGTGACTATGGTGTGCCTACTATTATGATTGAGATTACGGCGTCACAggatttgtggatttggcatgcctTTTTTGGAGCGTTGGGGTCGAACAACGATCTCAATGTTTTAAATCAATCCGATTTTTATCTTCAAGAGATACTAGGAACGGCTCCAGATAGTTCATTTTCTGTGAATGGACGGGATTATAAACGCGGCTACCATCTTACCGATGGAATCTACAACAAGTGGGCGACCTTAGTTAAAGAATACCTGTATCCTACCGacccaaaagaaaagaaattcaAGAGGTTACAAGAGGCAACAAGAAAAGATGTGGAGCGCACATTCGGTGTGCTcaaagaaaaatga